From one Lycium ferocissimum isolate CSIRO_LF1 unplaced genomic scaffold, AGI_CSIRO_Lferr_CH_V1 ctg12064, whole genome shotgun sequence genomic stretch:
- the LOC132041866 gene encoding secreted RxLR effector protein 78-like: MRPISLSNFTSKVFFRIIHEKLVKLLPTIISPQQSGFNQGTPTNTVIKLDMAKACDRVSWFFLTKVLRKMEFGEMLIDIVFRIISNNWYSVLVNGQPQGFFKSTRGVKQGDPLSPTLFILAVECLSRALNSLHKKDNFKEYGMPK, translated from the exons ATGAGGCCTATTAGTTTAAGTAACTTCACTAGTAAAGTGTTTTTCAGAATTATCCATGAAAAACTGGTGAAGTTACTGCCAACTATTATATCTCCACAACAATCTGGCTTT AATCAGGGAACACCGACTAATACTGTTATCAAGCTTGATATGGCAAAGGCTTGTGATAGAGTTTCTTGGTTCTTCTTGACTAAAGTGTTAAGGAAGATGGAATTTGGAGAGATGTTGATAGACATAGTGTTCAGGATAATTTCCAATAACTGGTACTCTGTACTAGTTAATGGGCAACCACAGGGTTTCTTCAAATCTACAAGGGGAGTGAAACAGGGTGATCCTTTATCACCAACACTGTTTATTTTAGCTGTTGAATGTTTATCTAGAGCTTTGAACTCATTACACAAAAAAGACAATTTTAAGGAGTATGGAATGCCCAAATAG